TCAGCCTTTCTTCCCTTAATTCCATTTTGACTTCTTTTTCTTTAAGCCTAAGTGCTTTTCTGTCTTCTTTGTACAGTGCAATATTATCTTTGAATATCAGTATCAAACATACGATTATAGAAGTAGCTATGAATATATATCCTCCTATTTCAGAAAGAAGAGTAGTATATATACCCCCAAGCCAAATACCGATTATCCCGCCTTTGGTAACTACATTTAATACAGATACAAACAATTGATTGCTGAAGGCTCCATACTTCAAAAGTTCTCCTCCGATATTGAACGCCGCCATTATATTAAAAATAATAACGGTCACGCAAATCAAAGTAATGAGTTCCTTAAAAGGTTTTAGTCTTGATATAACATAAAAACCCAGTATCAAGAAAGCCGCACCTATAAGAGCGGTTCCTACGTTACCAAATAAAAACATCGATATATTATGTAAATTATTTCCGAACACTCCGCTGTCCTTTGATAAAAGAGAATAGAGCATAAAGATACCAAAAAATAAAATGACCACTCCGATCACTTCATTTTGAACGATCTTCTTTTTATACAATTCCTGTTCCATCTGTTTTTTGCTTGTTCGTGTTGTCTTAGTGCTTCTGCTATTTTTCTTTCTTGCAGTAGTCTTTTTATTTGCCAAAATGACACCTCATTATATATTTAAGTTATTATTTTTTAACTATAAAAGTCGTATATTATATTCTATCATATTTTTATTTTTTTTCATAGATATTATATCTGCTAAAATATAACACATTATTCATTCTTGATTTAAAATATAATACATCATCCAAAGTAATTTAACAATGAATAAAAGCCAAATTCATGAATATACATTACTATAAAATATTTTTTTGGAGGAGAGAATGGCATATTCGGAAAGAGAATTATTGGCAAGACTGATTGAATGTGAAGCCGGCGGTGAAGGTGATGTCGGTATGGCGGCAGTAGCGAGTGTAGTAATGAACAGGGTTCACACACCTTACGGAGAATATGCAAGGGTTTCAAACGGAGGAAGCATAAGAAACATCATTATGCAGCCCAGACAGTTTACTTGTGCAATGGAAACGGTAAACGGGAAATACAATCCTCAAAATATCTATAATATGAATCCTACAAATATTCATTATGCTATTGCGGACTGGGCAATGGGAGGAGGCAGATTATATAACCTTGGTTATGCTCTCTGGTTTTATAATCCCTTTTCAAACGCTTGCAGACAGAATTTTCCCAGTAGCGTAGGAAGCCTCATAACAAAAATAGGCGGTCACTGCTTTTATAATCCGACAGAAAAATATTTAGATACATAAAGAAAAGGGGTCGAGAATGGAAAGAGAAGATAATCTAAATAATATTTTAAATGGACAAATGTCATCCAGCTCCGGTTTGGATGGTAAAATGAATAGCACCAATACAAATCAAACCACAATAATGGAAGGTGACGGTTCTAATATCCCTCCGGAATTTACAGCCGGTACAGCACCTTCTATACTAAATACAATAAAAGGTGAATTTTGCATATGCGAATTCTTGATAGGAAGTGATACACTGGTATCCAAACAAGGAATAATGTACAGTGTAGGTTTGAGTTATTTCACATTATATAACGTAGAAAATAATGAATATATAATATGCGATATTTATTCGGTTAAGTTCATAACTCTTCCAAGAGGTAATATGAGAGATTATATGCCTTCATCACCAAATAACAACAATTCAAGAAGAAACAGAAGATAAAACACCCTTTAGGGTGTTTTATCCTTAAAAAAGAAAAAATAATTATTACATAATCAAATAAAATATGTTATAATATATTTATGTAACGTGCAGTTTATTTTGTGACATAAAATCAGTTACAAAAAACTGCTCTTTTTATTTAAAACAAAATAGCTTTAGTATACATAAACCAATTAAGAAAGAAGGGTTAATAAATGTATAAAGTAGATGAAATAATTCTATACGACACCGAGGGAGTATGCAGAATATCCGAAATAACAGAAAAGACATTCGGAGGAAAAAAACAAAAATATTATATCTTAAATACGGTAAGTAAAAACTCAATGACTATTTATGTTCCTGTTGATAATGAGAAACAAACGAGTAAAATGCGTAAAATATTATCATCGGATGAAATTTATAAATTGATAAGAAATATGCCCAATGAAGATTTGATATGGATTGAGAATGACGGGGAAAGAAAAGAAACGTACAAACAAATCATTCAGTCCGGAGACAGAAGAGGTTTGATAAAGATTATCAGAACTCTCCATTTTCAAAAGGAACAGCTTACAAAACAAGGTAAAAAATTGCACATGAGTGACGAACAGTTTATGAAGAGTGCTCAAAAAATACTTCATGAGGAATTTTCTCATGTTTTAAAAATTGAACCAAATCAAGTAATCCCATTTATTGTAAATGAATTAAAAATTGAACATGCAAATTAAAGAGAATATAGGTATATTCTCTTTTTTGTATATATTTTATTATTTAAATTTTAAATATACATTAATTATATATAATCCAAAGGATAGCATTTTTACGGCATTGCAACCGCGGGTTTACAAAATTCAAGCCGGAGTTGGTAGAAACACATAAAAAATATTGGTAGTATAACCTTAAAGAAAGGAGAATGTTCAAATGACAATAGGAAATAAAATAATGACACTTAGAAGAGAAAATAACTTTTCGCAGGAAATATTAGCAGAAAAGCTCGGAGTATCAAGGCAAGCCGTATCAAAATGGGAAGCAGAACAATGCCTTCCGGATATAGATAAGATCGTTAAATTAAGCGAACTTTTCAGTGTCCCCACCGACTATATTTTAAAAGAAGACTATGAATTAAAAATAAGCAGTCAAAGTAATAATGTTAATAATAATCAAAGTGTGGACGAAGCTTTATCATCACAAATCGAAAGAGAAATAACAGAATCAATAAAAGGGACAAATTCCAAGATAATAAACGATCCTATCATTATTAGTACGATTTTAGTTATAGCAGGACTTTTATTATATGTAAGCTTTTACTTTTCGTTTAAGATGATCGTTCCTTGTGCGATTGCACTGCTCATCCAAGTAATAGGAATAGGTCTATTTTATAATTATCAAAACACAGTAAAAAACGAAAAACAAAAAGAAAAAAACAAGAAAAAGTTTTATAAAATCAATGTTTGGTTTTTCACACCAAGCATATTATCCTTACTATATATTTCCGTAACATATATCATTCCAAGACCTGTAAGTTCAGGAAAATCTATGATTTTAATTACAATATTATACTTAGCAGTATCAATCATAACTACAATACATTTTAGAGATGATAATAGATAACAAAAAAACAGCCCAATTAATGGGCTGTTTTTTTGTTGGACAATATTAAATATAATAAATTTTAATAAAATTAACTGAATTAATGATAAATATATTAAAATATGGTAAAAATGTATAATAAATACACAAATATATCAGTGAAAAAATATTGCTTAAAAAAAGTAAAAAAAATGTAAGAAAAGCCTTGCATTATAGGCTTTTATAGTGTATTATTAGTGAGCTATGACAAAAAGGAATGCGTTGAAGCGGGAGGTTGCCGTGAGAACGGGTTTTTCCGTGGAGTATGTCACCATCTAGAATGGGGCGGCATGCTTGATGTTTTTGTGTGACTTTTCTACATGTGAAACACACGGAACAGTGTATCAAGTATGGTCGTACTGGCGAATCAAGATTTCAGGAGGAAGAAAGTATGGCAAATCAAAAAATCAGAATTAAGTTAAAGGCTTATGATCACGCAGTAATCGATAAATCAGCAACTAAGATCGTTGATACTGCAAAGAGAACAGGAGCGGAAGTTTCCGGACCTATTCCACTTCCTACACAAAAGGAAGTTGTTACAATTATCAGAGCGGTTCATAAGTACAAGGATTCTAGAGAACAATTCGAAATGAGAACTCATAAGAGAATGATAGATATCCTTAACCCAACGCCAAAAACAGTTGAAGCTCTAATGAAATTAGACTTACCAGCTGGTGTTGATATTGAAATCAAATTATAAAATTATGACTACTAAGTAGTCCGCTAATGGAGGTAGAAAGAATGAAGAAAGCTATTATGGCTAAAAAAGTGGGTATGACTCAGGTTTTTAGTGAAACTGGCGAAGTTATCCCAGTAACTGTATTACAAGCAGGTCCTTGCTATGTATTACAAGTTAAGACAGTTGAAAAAGACGGTTATGAAGCTGTTCAGCTTGGTTATGGCGAAATTAACGAAAAGAATGTTAACAAGCCATTAAAAGGACATTTTGAAAAAGCAGGCGTAAAACCTGTAAGAAAAATCAAAGAATTCAGATTCGATGACTGTTCCGGTTATGAAACAGGAAATGAAATCAAAGCTGATGTATTTGAAGCCGGAGATAAGATTGATATTACCGGAGTGAGCAAAGGTAAAGGATTTCAAGGTGCTATTAAGAGACAT
The DNA window shown above is from Anaerofustis stercorihominis DSM 17244 and carries:
- a CDS encoding cell wall hydrolase — translated: MAYSERELLARLIECEAGGEGDVGMAAVASVVMNRVHTPYGEYARVSNGGSIRNIIMQPRQFTCAMETVNGKYNPQNIYNMNPTNIHYAIADWAMGGGRLYNLGYALWFYNPFSNACRQNFPSSVGSLITKIGGHCFYNPTEKYLDT
- a CDS encoding CarD family transcriptional regulator; its protein translation is MYKVDEIILYDTEGVCRISEITEKTFGGKKQKYYILNTVSKNSMTIYVPVDNEKQTSKMRKILSSDEIYKLIRNMPNEDLIWIENDGERKETYKQIIQSGDRRGLIKIIRTLHFQKEQLTKQGKKLHMSDEQFMKSAQKILHEEFSHVLKIEPNQVIPFIVNELKIEHAN
- a CDS encoding helix-turn-helix domain-containing protein, which translates into the protein MTIGNKIMTLRRENNFSQEILAEKLGVSRQAVSKWEAEQCLPDIDKIVKLSELFSVPTDYILKEDYELKISSQSNNVNNNQSVDEALSSQIEREITESIKGTNSKIINDPIIISTILVIAGLLLYVSFYFSFKMIVPCAIALLIQVIGIGLFYNYQNTVKNEKQKEKNKKKFYKINVWFFTPSILSLLYISVTYIIPRPVSSGKSMILITILYLAVSIITTIHFRDDNR
- the rpsJ gene encoding 30S ribosomal protein S10, coding for MANQKIRIKLKAYDHAVIDKSATKIVDTAKRTGAEVSGPIPLPTQKEVVTIIRAVHKYKDSREQFEMRTHKRMIDILNPTPKTVEALMKLDLPAGVDIEIKL
- the rplC gene encoding 50S ribosomal protein L3; amino-acid sequence: MKKAIMAKKVGMTQVFSETGEVIPVTVLQAGPCYVLQVKTVEKDGYEAVQLGYGEINEKNVNKPLKGHFEKAGVKPVRKIKEFRFDDCSGYETGNEIKADVFEAGDKIDITGVSKGKGFQGAIKRHGQSRGPMGHGSKSHRVVGAMSGASYPGRVMKGKNMPGHMGSEKVTVQNLTVVKADNENNMLLVKGAVPGSNGSIVTITDSIKASK